The sequence below is a genomic window from Pithys albifrons albifrons isolate INPA30051 chromosome 21, PitAlb_v1, whole genome shotgun sequence.
CCATGGGCTTCCACCCTTTCTCATGCAGGCGCCACGACAGCAGTGGAAGTGGGCAGTCAGCCTTTGAGCCGCTGGTAGCCAACGGTGCCCCCGCCTCTCTCATACCCAAGTAAGTGCCCACCAAGCCAAAATCAGCTCTGGAGATGGGAGGAGCAAAAATCTGTGGGCTCTGGAAAAGGGGCTTGGGTTTTGCTTACAGAGCCTGGCTTTGGGGGACAGCAGGAGAAGGCTGTGCCTTTGGTCTGTCACCCTGtgacagcagggctgtgctgctgctgagggttATTCCCAAGCCTGTAAGGAGTGGGACTGCCTTCCTCCACATGCCCTCCATGGAGAGGACATGTAGGCAGAGCAGTGGGGAGCTCACCAAGCCTTCATGCCCACCCTGCAGGCCAGGCTCTTTGAAGAGGGGCCTCGTGTCACACTGCCCCGACGACTGCTCCAACAAGAGGTCCCGCACCTCCTCCCTGAGCTCTCTCAGCAACACGTACGCTGGTGGCATCCCCAGCTCCATCCGCAATGCCATCGCCAGCTCCTACAGCTCCAGCAGGGGCCTCACACAGGTAGGCACACGTTCCTGGGATCACCAGTGTAATCCTAGTTCTGGGCTCCTGAGGAGAGTGGTGTGCCTGGGGGCCTGGGTCTGGTGTGGCTCAGCTCACCTCCCCAGAGGTCAGTGGGCTGTGGGCCCAGCAGACATATTGTGTGTTTTTTGGGGAGTCCCTGGCTGAGCtgtcctgctgcttttgcaCCAAACCAAGGATGAGGCTGTTTTTGCTCCCCTCCTCATCCTTGGCCAGTCTACTAAGCTGGATATATCCaggtgaaagggaaaaaaaagactttgcTGCACTGACACCTTTTGAGCTGGAGTCAGCAGTGTGGGAGCTGAGTGTTCCTGCTCTGACCCAGGTTCCTGCTGCTGACTGTGATAGAGCTCTGCTTGTGTCCTGCTTGGACTTGCAGATGGGCCAGGGACACGTAGCCATGGCCACTGGCACTCTGTTTGTGTGGGGAAAGATTTGTTCCAGGTAGTGGTAGGGAGAGGTTTGCTGGGACTGGGGAGAGTCTGGTCCTTGCACTGGGATCTCTCTGCTCTGAAGTCCTGGCAGGGAAGTGACTGGCCCTGGAGGCTGCTTGTTCCCCACATGGATTCAGCTTGGGGTGGCCAGACATTGAGCTCCCTAAAATGGGAAGGGGAGTTAAGTGGTGGGGGAAAGCAGGAGAGGCTCCTTGGTCTCATTAGCACAGCCCTGGGTGATGGGGTTGAGTTGGGatcagcaggagggagggggtgttgtgctccctgccagccccacactgAGTTACTGCTGGTGTCTCTCTCTGTTCCAGCTGTGGAAGAGAAGTGGTGTGAGTGTGTCCCCACTGTCCAGCCCAGCGTCCTCTCgtccccaaaccccagagtGGCCAATCAAGAGAGCCAGGTAACCAGCCACTCACAAtgccagctgggaagggagcagtcaccttcccagccatcccagtgCCCAAGTCCTGCTTTCCACTGGAACTGGGACAGTCCAGGCCCCTCTCCAAGATGTGATGGTGGGTCACCCACCGGTGTGGAGACTTGTTGTGTCAATTGGCCTGCCTGTTGCCTTGTGACActgcagtgccacccctgccctgctcccaggccAGGTCAGAGATTTAAGGGCTCAAGTTGCTGCAGAGGTGATGGTGCCTTATGGCATTGGCATGGCCTGGGTTGCTGTTTGCTGGAACACTGAGAAGAGACAGGCCCCGATTTTTCCCATCTCCTCAAAAGCAAATTCCAGGGTTGTATTTTAGCACCTGCTTTGGAGCACAGcccattttcttctctctcccagctCAGAGGGCCCTGAGCTTAAAACTAAAACTGACACAGCCACCTGATTGACACAATCACCTGGTGACAGGGTGGGTCCAACCTGCAAGGGGCAGTGGCTCCCAACCAGGATCCCCAGGGCTGACCCATGCTGAGGAGGGTGTGCAGGCCAAGCCAAGCTGGGTCTGGAGCAggaagcagctcctctgcctggaGCTGGCAAAGCTGTTGTTCTGAGGTCTTGCAGAGAAACACACCAGGGATGCTGGTGGGAGTCCTCAGTGTGTTCAGTCTCGTCCTtgtccctgggatggggctgagcCCAGGGTTGATCCTAACTGGCTTTCTCCTGCTTGGGCAGGGAAGAGGAGCCACATCGTTCCAACACTTCCACCCCAGTGAAGTCAGACAAGGAGCTGCAGACAGAGAAAGGTGAGTGTAGTTGGGCCCTGGCTCCACACCTGGCTTGGATGGGCCATCAGTGCAAGcaagagcaggacaggaggtAACTGAGGTCTGCAATGGAATTGGCTTGAGAGGTCACCTGGAAGCTTGATATGTGATGCTCCCAAGGCAGTGGCATTTCTGGCCTCTGTGACTGTCCTAGTGGGATTTCCAGGTGATCAGGGGGTGCTGAAAGTGTCGGGGTGCTAACAGATGCCTGGGAGCTGGCTTGCAAGGGCGAACTCCAGCTCCTAACCCAACACAGGTTCAGGTGTCAACCTTGGGCTAAGACCTGCTATGGTATGAGCAGTGCCCTGATCATATTTCATGCTGAGCTTATTCCAATGCTTCATCAGCTAAAATGGAGGGGAAATcctctgtgcccatggcagaTGGGTCCCATGTTGTGGTGCAGGGACCATCCATGGAATTGGGATGGAATAACTGGCCCCTGGAGCCCAACAGGCTCTTGTCACAGGCCCCCTGGATGTGTGATGCCAGCTGCTCTTCCAGGGCATCACAGCCTTGTCTTTGGCTTCAAACCTTGCCCTTGGCTCTGCCCTCTGAGATGGGCCATCCAGAGAGCAGTCAGGACAGCCCCATCAGTACAACCAGACAcctctgcccagagctgggccTGACTTGTCTCCTCCTGTAGTGGCGGAGTCGCCTGTGTGGAAGAAGCAGAATTCCCTGAGCCCGCCGTCGGCGCCGGGGAGCAGTGGGAAGCGCAAGCGGAAGATCCCGTTGCTGTCGTCTCTCCGCGGGGACCAGCTGGTGCTGGTACGTCGCTGTCTCACAGCCCCTTTGGCCCCGCTCTGGCAATAGAATGTGCTCACTGCAatttctgcagggctggggggacactGACCTGCCTGCCCTCAGGAAGGAGGCCCCGTCCTTGGCCGAGTGGGAAGTGACGctctccccagccccagtgTCTGGTGGGCTGTGCGTGGTTGTGCCGCCTGCTGCCGGACCAGGTAATGGCCTGGGGAAGGCCTGCCGTGCCCTCAGTGCCACGCCGGGGGCCCACCGGAGTTGGGGACCAGAGCTCCGCGGTAGCTGCGGCAGGACCAGCTGCTTCACGGGGCTCGCCACAGCCAGTCGCCAGCACACCTTCAGAGGCTCTGCCCGCTTCCCTGGGAAGGAGctaagctgctgctgctctctcttGGCAGCCCCCGCCGCCTCAGCTGGGCTACTCCATCACCTCGGAGGACCTGGATGCGGAGAAGAAGGCAATGCTGCAGTGGTTCAACAGTGTCTTGGAGGATAAGGCTGGTAAGGGCAGGCTGGGAACACAGAGGGTGGGCTGAGCAAACAcagtgctggcagggcagtggggtGTCCGTagcacaggctggggaagcTCCTGGGTCTGTCCTGCCTCGTGTCTGGGGATGCTCTTGGTGCCTTCAGTGAGGAGTTCTCATGCCCCAGTGTCCCTGGGGTGCTGGGTGAagttccccagggctgtggggtgtTGGTGTGGTTTCCCTGCCCACTGGAGAAGCTCTGCTAAGGGTTTGTTGCCCAGAGCCAGTCATGGATTCTGATTCCTTGCTCCTTTCCCATAGATGCAGTCCCCAGCACCACTGCAGAGACAACTCCGGTGTCCAAGCCGCTGGCGTTCGCCGTGACCTCCCCAGGGCCTGCACCTGcctccacagctcctgccccagccagcaACTCGCTCCTGgacagcctgaagaagatgcagagcagccaggctgtacccacagcagcaccaggtgAGGAGGAGGGTCAGCAGAGTGGGattccagcagagccaggcagtcACAGCAGGAGCTCCACGTTGCCTCTGTGAGGCAGGTGACAAAACTCCCTGCTCAAATGCTCCTCTGGAAGTGGAGCTGGCAAGCAGGTCTTCTTGAGGGGGCACATTTGGGGACACCAagcccctggtcctgctagAGGGCTCTGGTAAGTATGGAAGGCTGGGTGTGGtgggtgctgctctgggagccTTTGCACCAGCAGGTGGGTTCCTGGCAGAAGGGTAGACTGTCTGTAGATGCCCCTCTATCCCTAAATAAGctctctccccttttccagactccactggagctgcagcagcaccccaACCACTTCCATCAGCTGCACAGCCACTGGCTCCTGCAGTGTCACTGGAGTCGAGCTCTCTGCCTGCCACCTCTGCTGACACCAAGCCTGTGCCCGTGTTGAGCACACCTgcccccactgtcccctctgccctgggagtgcAGTCCCCCAGCAGCCTTGCACCTACTGCGTTCACTGAGCTGGGTCAGACCCCCAGCAAGCCTCCGTCTTTCCCAAAACCAAGCATCCTGTTTGGAATGCTGAACACCCCTCCTGCCAGCGAGCCAGCAGCAACTGTGgccactgctgtgcccaccacggccactgctgtgcccaccacggccactgctgtgcccaccacGGCCACTGCTGCGCCCACCACGACCACTGCCATGCCCAGCCCCATCTTCAAACCCATCTTTGGTGCTGTGCCAAAGAGCAAGAGCACAGCAGCCTGCACGGCTGTCACCTCCACCACGGCCACCGTGTCTGCGAGCTCAGGCCCTTCCTCAGCAtcctccaccaccaccatgttcaaGCCCATCTTCGGCAGTGTCACCACAGCTTCGTCTCCAGCAAAAGTCTCTCCTTTTGCCTTCAAACCAACGGCACAGGCAGCCCCGGAGCGGCCAGGAGCCTCCTCGCCTGCGCCGGTATTCGCGGGTCTTCCCAACATCATCTTCACCACTGCAGCTACAACTGCCACCACCCAGAGCTCCTCCACAAATGCCACCATTAAACCTGTCTTCAGCTTTGGACTGACCCCACCTGCCTCCACCAGCTCCGCCTCCAGCCTGACCGTCACCGTCACCGCAGCCACCTCCACCAGTGCAGCGCAGCCCTTCCTGTTTGGGGTCCcggccagctctgctcccagcacagaaacCAGCTTTGCCACCCCAGGGCCCATCTTCCAGTTCGGGAAGCCACCTCcagccacagccactgccaccaccactgcTACTGTCCCGGGAGGCTCTGCCTTTGGTCAGGCACCTTCAAactccacagctgctgcttccaccACAGGCTTTAGCATATTTGGCAGCAccacctctgccccagccacCACAGCTCAAGCACCGCTGACGTTTGGCTCGTCTGTTTCAGCCTTTGGCAGCCCCTTCAGCGCTGGCACGAAGCCGCCGCCGCCGTACCCGAGCACTGGGAGCCTGCCCACCTTCAGCACCGGGGCTGCCGAGTGCCAGGTGCCCGCCAGCAAACCCGCTGCTGGCCCTGTCAGCTTCGCTCCCCAGTTCAGTTTTGGAGCTCCCCAGGCACAATcggcagctccagcagcatttggcagcagtgcccagccagcCTTCGGCACAACCAGCGCCCAGGCAGCGTTCGGCACCACCACCTCGGTGTTCTCTTTTGGAACAGCCACCTCCACCACATCCAGCTTCGGTGCCACCACCCAGACCACGAGCAGCAGCACCGGCGCCACCGTGTTTGGCACCAACCCATCTCCCTTCACCTTCGGGGCCACCACCCAGCCAGGCCCCTCTGCCGGTGCCTTCGGGATGGGCACGTCAGGCCTCAGCAGCGGCTCCCCAGCCGTGGGCTTCAGCTTTGGGGCTGGGCAgagcggggcggccccggcggcaACGCCCTTCGGctcctccctgcagcagagcacGCTGGGGGCGCCGGGCCAGAGCACCCCCTTCGCCTTCACCATGAACAGCACCCCCAACAGCAAGCCTGCATTCGGAGGTGAGtcatcatggaatggtttgggttggaaggcaccttagAGGTCATAttgttccaatcccctgccatgggcaggaacaccttcctcTAGACCACGTTaatccaagccctgtccagcctggccttggacacttccagggattgggcagccacagcttctctgcccaacctgtggtGGGGCCTCACCGCCTTCTCAGCTGAGTCTCTTCCATATACATAACCTGAATGTTCCCATTCAGTTTGAACCTGTTACTCCTTGTCGTGTCACTAGAGGGCATTCCTTGTCATGTCCACAAATAGGCAGTCTTGGGGTCAGCAACATTCCTGATGGACCTTGCCAGGCTTCACAGCCCTGGAGAGTCTGGTGCTCCTGCTGTGCAAAGCCTTGCTGTGCAAAGGGTTGGTACTTCCATCACTCCTTGTCCAAGGACCCCAGCCCTCAGTGGTGGAGGGGAATCCTTAAATTCTGCTCCTTGGCCCTTCTGAAGGCACCTGCTCCCCAGCTCTATCCCCAGCCAAGTGTCCTACAGGAGCCAGGGTTGTGCTGGTCCCTAACAGCCACCTGGAGCTCCTTGGCAAGCAGGAAAGCTGCCAGCCAGTCACTGCCATCTCTTTGTCCTCACTCTCAGGGTCTCCCTAACATTTCACACCCAGGCTGGGccatcccagctcccacagAACTGAAACTcatgctgagcagctgcttgATGTAGAAAGACAGAGGCCTTTATTCCTCCTTGGCAAATCCTTCTGTGCAGCCTCGCTGGCATGACAGCCCAGGGATTGCCAGGAGAGCCCAGGACTACTGAGAGAGTGTAACTTTGGTATTAAAAGGGCTTTTCAGGAGCAGAGGTTGGTCCTGGGAGTCGCACTGTGATGCTTCAGTCCTGTGCCTCCTGGGTACCACTGGCTCCCAGAGGCTCTTCTTTGTTTGCCAGCCATGACTCACAGTGACCTGTTGCTTTGCAGGAACTCCTGCACCCACCTTTGGGCAGAGCACGCCCGTCCCAGGAGCTGTGGGCAGTGGAAGCAGCACCCTTTCCTTCAGGACACCCAGCACTCCTGCCTCAGGCTTTGGAGGAGTCAGCTCGTCCTTTGGTAAGGAGTGAGGTGGTGCTCCAGCCATGGGGGCTCATGGATCACAGTGTCCCCTCAGGCTGGGGACAGCGGCAGGACCAGCTCTGTCCTGAGAGCTGGCTTGGGTGGTACCTTCTGGGCTCTGGGAGACCCCAAACCTGCTGTGGGGATCACACTGTTCCTGGGGTTGGGATCATGCTGCCCATGAGGCTGCAGACACCTGAGCAACCTTCTTGCTTCCAGGTTCCTCCACCCCCACCTTCTCCATCGGGGCAGGATCCAAGATGGGCGCTCGCCAGCGGCTGCAGGCACGGAGGCAGCACACCCGCAAAAAGTaaccctgctgctgctgggcccCTCTGGCCCACGTGTGGGGGgctccaggctggagctggccCCATGGTGGGACCAGGCCCCGTCCCCAACGCCCACCAGAGACGGTGCCAGGTTGGCAGcgcctgggctgggacaggacaAACCAAACTCTCGTTACTTGAACAGTTCAGAGCCAAGGCTGGACAAACCTCTGTACATATCCACAATGTTCCCTCCCTCACTTTATTTTGCCATGTTTAATAACGTGTAAATTTTCCCCCCATTTGCTTCTTCTAGCTGTTCtgtgcccctccccagccctctgccagccctgtggCTGTGTCCTGCTTGGAGCCTGGCTGGGCATGTGCTGCAGTTCCAGGCTGCCAAGGGGCACCGTCTTCACCAGGTCCCAAAACCTTTCCCCTTGTTCATCCTGTGGCCTGGTGAACGCgctcccatccctgcagccgGGCTTGGTGCCAGCCTGGTGCTGTCCCACTGCCGTGGGTGACAAGCATGGCTGCAGCTGAGTGACACCCCTCGCTGTGACCTGTCACCCCCAGCCGAGGACACGCCATATCCCGGGACAAGTGCTGGAGGCACGGGGTGAGGATGGGgatccccccagccctgtcccatcCCGCTGCTCCGTGGGGCTGTGGGCTGTccccccctgctccccctgtCCTGCTTTATCCGTGCTCCCGTTCTGCGCTCACTGAATCGAGTTTGGAGGAAGAGCTGAACCGTGTGTGTGGCGGCATGTTGGTTATGCCGGATTTGCTGTTTGGAGTTTCTTTTTTGGGGGGCACCAGTCCCTGGGGGGGGACGTGCCCCAGCTAATTGGGTGTTGACAGTAGCATCACTGCGTGGCTGCTCGTGCTGGGGAGTTGTCCCTTCCATGTCGTGACTGAaaggcagctgggccagggggTTCCAACCCTGGCAGtctctccccttccttcccctctcttctggtgccccttccccaccttgggggctctggagctgctcacaggaGTCCAGAGGGGATGGGTTCTCCCCACCTAATTCCAAATCCAAACTGTTTCTTTTTAGCTTGTCCCCCTCCCTTTGGGTTTCTccagctctgaggagctgcGGTGCTGCCTCCCCTGTCCCGGGATCCCACCCTTCCCTGCCTGAGAGCTTTGTGGGAAGAGACTgccagagctggggggtcacccaagtgccacctcctgccctgctgcaggtgaGGGACGGGCACCCCATTCCCAGGAGTGCTCTGCTGCCAGGTTTTTACTCTCCGAGccgtgtgagtgtgtgtgtctgctgaggtctaaattaaaaaaaaaaagcaagaaaaaaaagacaaaaaaaattacaaatatttaaacgttttttaacaaaataaaaatttatttttatatttaagctAAATTGCCTTCAAATTCCTTCAAGCTTGGTTCAGTGAGGTTGCCAGCTGTTAGTGTTTAGCTGTTGCCATCCCGGCTGTGCCCACgggaacaggctgtgctgggaaaggcagcTGCATCCTGTGGGCTCTGCCATGCTCCCCTTCCTTTTAAATGTGATGTATGTGAATGTGactaaacttttttctttttttttaattatttctctaaGGATGATGAGCAGGAGCTCTCATGTTACGGTGCTGAGTGCCAGGGACAGGGTGTCTCTCCTGGCAGGAGGGGCCAGTGACAAGCTCTgtgtggcacagaggggacacaaAGGACCTGCAGGTGCTGGCAGGGGCCAGTTCTGGATGAGAACAGCCAGGCTGGCAAAATGTGTCCTTGGGGTTTGAGaaagcagctgggacagggttAACGCTCACCAAGACtgaccctgggggtccctccctctgccctgggcaggatgATGTCCTCCAGGGTGCCAGGGTTTGGCCAGGTCAGCTCCAGCAAGGCCTGTGTGCCAGAGGGAGATAGGTATGAGCAAGGATAAGGTGAGGGCACCCTGTAGTcccacacccccagccctgtgaggagCCAGGCTGTCCCTTCCTTgccacacagcccctgctgggAGAGCCCCTTGTGCCTGGGGGGAGGCTGGGTTTTAACTGACTGAAAGACTTGGATCATTCCTGGTGTGGCTGATGAGGATTTTAGTGTGAATGTGcagtttttgtttccttgcttCTTATGTCCCTGGTTTAAAATAAAACGACTGTGTTCAcatggctgtgcctgtgtgccATTCCAGGGGCTGAACAGGGCAAAGGTGATGCAAGTGGGGTTCAACTTCTACTTTCCAGCACACTCTGGCTCATGTGTTCTTGCTTCTGCTGTTCAAAGACAGGTGCAGGGAAAGGATTATTATTAATTTCACCTCTTTTCCACTCATTTTGCCTCTGCTATGAGCagtggcagttttggggcaggaCTGCACAAACAAGCTGGAAAAGACAgtggagaaaagagaaacttTATTCTGCTTCATTTCTACAAAGGCTTTTTCAAAGCTCCACATCAGCTGGGGTCAGGatttttggggaggggggtAACATGATAAAACCACACCCTTAATCCAGCTGGagcaccccagccctgcagggtgcAGAGGAGGGGTTGCCTTTGGGGCACACCTGAGAGGGGTTGGCTGCAAGGGGCAGTCCTGGGTGACCAGTTCTccctccctggcactggggagaCTCCAGGGCTGGCACTCAGTTCCAGGGGTTACAAatttcccactgcagctgcagctggcacaAAGCTTGACTTGTGTCCAGGCACTAGGAGTGTTCCCTGTGgccccagctgggcagggggcagTCCAGAAAATTGTTTCACTCTTTCACTcgctgctttttccttttcctcttcttgggagctgctcctggctctgTTTGCTCTCTGGGCTGTGGATTCTCCTcatctgccacaggcagggagctgcagaCAAAGAGCAAACAACCTGAGCCACTCACCCACAGTGCCACAGCTGCTCACTGTGCTGCACCCTCCATGGACAGACCCCTCCAGCTCCCCTCACACCCTGGCCTGGGTGCCCCTCAGTACCCTCCTCTCACCTGGGGGCATCAGCCCCTTCCTCACACcgctccagcacagccacgaAGAAGCCGTGGGTGAGGGTCTCAGCAGGGGAAGCACGGAGGCAgctctctgctccagggaaggcACCGAGTCCTCGGCAGGGCCAGGATGGGAATGTGGTCACCAGCCTGCGGAGTGGGACAGGGGTCAGCACCAAACCCTGCCCAAAACCCCCTGGAGCTCCCCAAGCAGACCCACCTGAAGGCTGAGCCCcgctcctgcagcacagcctgcaccACATCCTCGTTCTCCTCCCGGTGCACGGAGCAGGTGGAGTAGACCAGGCGCTGCAGGGCCGGGAAGTTCAGGGCATGGCTCAGGACCCGGCGCTGGAACCCGGCCAGCGCCTGCAGCCGCTCGGCACTCGGGGCCGCCTCCTCCCCTGGCGCCCGGGTCACCATCCCTGCGGGGCAGGAACTGTCACCCGGGGGCTGCACACCCCCCgcccagccccaggggagcAGCTGCAGTCCCAGGTGTTACCTGAGCCACTGCAGGATGGGTCGAGGAGGATATGGGTCACCCTGCTGTACTTGGGGTCTCCAGGGTCCACCGTCAGGAAGTCCTGCTGGGCCAGCTGGCAGCCGGTGACCCCTGCCCGTGCC
It includes:
- the LOC139681688 gene encoding nuclear envelope pore membrane protein POM 121-like, yielding MAGLGPGGRRDGTVRAALAVAAAVALALACLLLRGALLGAAALGAAGAWCAMRPGPPAPRPPAKAAANGGPAARAAPRRAQPGAPRCPPQAPRRRYPLPQPRPAVPLCLPVARWEGGSPRGAPWARRAGPLRSPVTVRIAPPAAGIARSPALEQLVSPLAFPATSSPDPCAKETVLNAIRESRKRAVEEEEEDQTFGNDQESKRRRHDSSGSGQSAFEPLVANGAPASLIPKPGSLKRGLVSHCPDDCSNKRSRTSSLSSLSNTYAGGIPSSIRNAIASSYSSSRGLTQLWKRSGVSVSPLSSPASSRPQTPEWPIKRAREEEPHRSNTSTPVKSDKELQTEKVAESPVWKKQNSLSPPSAPGSSGKRKRKIPLLSSLRGDQLVLPPPPQLGYSITSEDLDAEKKAMLQWFNSVLEDKADAVPSTTAETTPVSKPLAFAVTSPGPAPASTAPAPASNSLLDSLKKMQSSQAVPTAAPDSTGAAAAPQPLPSAAQPLAPAVSLESSSLPATSADTKPVPVLSTPAPTVPSALGVQSPSSLAPTAFTELGQTPSKPPSFPKPSILFGMLNTPPASEPAATVATAVPTTATAVPTTATAVPTTATAAPTTTTAMPSPIFKPIFGAVPKSKSTAACTAVTSTTATVSASSGPSSASSTTTMFKPIFGSVTTASSPAKVSPFAFKPTAQAAPERPGASSPAPVFAGLPNIIFTTAATTATTQSSSTNATIKPVFSFGLTPPASTSSASSLTVTVTAATSTSAAQPFLFGVPASSAPSTETSFATPGPIFQFGKPPPATATATTTATVPGGSAFGQAPSNSTAAASTTGFSIFGSTTSAPATTAQAPLTFGSSVSAFGSPFSAGTKPPPPYPSTGSLPTFSTGAAECQVPASKPAAGPVSFAPQFSFGAPQAQSAAPAAFGSSAQPAFGTTSAQAAFGTTTSVFSFGTATSTTSSFGATTQTTSSSTGATVFGTNPSPFTFGATTQPGPSAGAFGMGTSGLSSGSPAVGFSFGAGQSGAAPAATPFGSSLQQSTLGAPGQSTPFAFTMNSTPNSKPAFGGTPAPTFGQSTPVPGAVGSGSSTLSFRTPSTPASGFGGVSSSFGSSTPTFSIGAGSKMGARQRLQARRQHTRKK